The Bombus terrestris chromosome 4, iyBomTerr1.2, whole genome shotgun sequence genome has a window encoding:
- the LOC100649408 gene encoding protein CBFA2T2 isoform X1 gives MKTMTSNESIRGKKSADESMKVEDGMATTSTPLHKVKEEAKEYFGYQQSSEASSATTTATTTMTTPTTTTTATTKTTTTTTTTTTSMATTTTTTTTTATTSTSLATVASIVTAPNSSTIVNGTGGVVPSVATTPPITVPNVSSPATTSALHQSTGVVCHLSVPASSVLVNADPFPVDLDLKTKIKVSSAARDKVSREDAQPEVHSPCSHHQKISTAVPAIGQPKQSNGTPRTDHKGTTIVVCSASSDSGSPLPSHYLKPESEDATGSAGSSGTGGGSSSVGSSGASANGSVANCRTEEQSDVPAPSNSNGSNSTTATTTSTGNRCIAGVFAGHGELKSVLGTVVKFATGISPDTGDTVLTLVLALLSGTMTAEDFHSALQEATNYSLKGFVLPHLKQQLPSLQRDLSNAARATNQSCAQFLRSNEAAVLEAVGLVTASDHVEIFGEYAGNGAASGNGGNQCPAHYGIRSNSNPGIGAIQHTNNATPGFHHYSSGTSHAPKRRASDTPYYENGAALLEDVPVYGKRLTNPWSHHHPPQPQQQPSGDGSSPYCWYHPLHSSSGSIQGLGHRHAHGHGHGHGHGHGQTHGHAHGHSQGDGSGSIPTSSVQINQMNAFSGPHHLARQQQQQQMSHVQTQNGSLDDEWKNIHMMLNCILGMVEKTKKALAILQTRGCFAASTPAPPLAATSTVPAQNGGSTGTTVAGNNPSSTNGSQVESSTGDREGSLKRLSGEIVAQTIRAIEDKVAEVKRKDEEAVKRAVMAEVQRAVRVAVAESRANERLRVHRMLDVPLSQRNHGGGLRQGSYVRVHGNHGAVDANARTVASTPTNSVSNSIPSISEDEKEAATQLQTVSGSSCWNCGRPALETCGGCGIARYCGSFCQHRDWEAGGHHATCNNPPPREPRRSASRSPPRIASVNEANVAAPIPASGATKGK, from the exons GCAAGAAGTCGGCTGACGAGAGCATGAAGGTGGAGGATGGAATGGCAACTACCAGTACCCCCCTGCACAAGGTGAAGGAAGAGGCCAAGGAATACTTCGGTTACCAACAATCGTCGGAAGCGTCGTCGGCGACGACGAcagcgacgacgacgatgacgacgccaacgacgacaacgaccgCGACCACGAAGAcaacgaccacgacgacgaccacgacgacgagCATGGcgacgactacgacgaccaCGACTACGACGGCGACGACGTCAACGTCGCTGGCAACCGTCGCGAGCATCGTAACGGCGCCCAACTCGAGCACGATCGTCAACGGTACCGGCGGCGTAGTTCCGAGCGTCGCTACCACTCCACCGATCACCGTACCGAACGTATCGTCACCAGCGACCACCTCTGCACTGCACCAATCTACCGGCGTAGTTTGTCATCTATCGGTGCCAGCGTCTTCCGTCCTGGTCAACGCCGATCCCTTTCCGGTCGATCTCGACCTCAAGACCAAGATCAAGG TGTCCTCGGCAGCCAGGGACAAGGTCTCGCGAGAAGATGCTCAACCGGAAGTTCACTCGCCCTGTTCTCATCATCAAAAGATTTCAACCGCGGTACCGGCAATCGGACAACCGAAACAGAGCAACGGCACGCCTCGAACAGATCACAAAGGAACAACGATCGTTGTTTGCTCGGCGTCCTCCGACAGCGGTAGTCCTTTACCCTCGCACTACCTCAAACCCGAATCGGAGGACGCGACTGGATCCGCTGGAAGCAGCGGTACCGGCGGTGGCAGTAGCAGCGTGGGTAGCAGCGGTGCAAGCGCCAACGGATCCGTGGCCAACTGCAGGACGGAAGAGCAAAGCGATGTACCTGCACCGTCGAACAGCAACGGCAGCAACAGCACCACGGCCACTACTACTAGCACCGGCAACAGATGCATCGCCGGTGTTTTCGCCGGTCACGGTGAGCTCAAGAGCGTGCTCGGTACCGTCGTGAAATTTGCTACGGGCATCTCTCCTGACACCGGCGACACTGTGCTTACCCTGGTGTTGGCGCTTCTG AGCGGCACTATGACCGCGGAAGATTTTCACTCGGCCCTCCAGGAAGCGACCAACTATTCCCTGAAAGGTTTCGTCCTACCGCATCTGAAGCAACAATTGCCATCCTTGCAGAGAGATTTGAGCAACGCTGCCAGAGCAACCAACCAA AGTTGCGCGCAGTTTTTGCGATCGAACGAGGCGGCGGTTCTGGAGGCTGTCGGTTTGGTGACTGCGTCGGACCACGTCGAGATCTTCGGAGAGTACGCCGGTAACGGAGCTGCGAGTGGAAACGGCGGCAATCAGTGTCCTGCTCATTACGGCATACGATCCAATTCCAACCCTGGTATTGGCGCCATTCAGCACACGAACAACGCTACGCCCGGATTCCATCATTATTCCAGCGGCACGTCGCACGCACCGAAGCGACGAGCCTCCGATACACC GTATTACGAGAACGGTGCCGCCCTCCTCGAGGACGTTCCGGTCTATGGTAAGAGATTGACGAATCCATGGAGTCATCATCATCCGCCGCAACCGCAACAGCAACCGTCTGGCGACGGTTCCTCCCCTTATTGCTGGTATCATCCGCTTCATTCATCGAGTGGATCGATTCAAGGTCTCGGACATCGTCATGCTCACGGTCACGGTCACGGTCACGGTCATGGTCACGGTCAAACTCACGGACACGCTCATGGTCATAGCCAGGGTGACGGTTCTGGCTCGATACCGACTAGTTCCGTGCAAATTAATCAGATGAACGCGTTCTCCGGCCCTCATCACCTAGCTcggcaacagcagcagcaacaaatgAGTCACGTGCAAACGCAAAACGGAAGCCTGGACGACGAATGGAAGAACATCCATATGATGTTGAACTGTATCCTTGGTATGGTGGAAAAGACGAAGAAAGCTTTGGCCATACTACAGACTCGTGGATGTTTCGCAGCGTCGACGCCGGCGCCTCCCTTAGCAGCCACGAGCACTGTACCAGCTCAGAATGGCGGCAGTACTGGTACCACCGTTGCCGGTAACAATCCATCATCGACCAACGGTTCGCAGGTAGAATCTTCGACGGGCGATCGCGAGGGTAGCTTGAAACGATTATCCGGCGAGATCGTGGCTCAGACGATCAGAGCGATCGAGGATAAAGTGGCGGAAGTGAAGAGGAAAGACG AGGAGGCCGTGAAGAGGGCCGTGATGGCCGAGGTACAGCGTGCCGTGAGAGTGGCGGTAGCCGAGTCCAGAGCGAACGAACGCCTACGAGTTCATCGAATGTTGGACGTTCCGCTGTCTCAAAGGAACCACGGCGGTGGCCTTCGTCAAGGATCGTACGTTCGAGTACACGGTAACCATGGAGCGGTCGATGCGAACGCCAGGACCGTTGCCAGCACACCGACCAATTCCGTTTCCAACTCGATTCCGTCGATCAGCGAAGACGAAAAGGAAGCAGCCACGCAATTGCAAACCGTCTCGGGATCT AGTTGTTGGAACTGTGGCAGACCGGCGCTGGAAACATGCGGTGGCTGCGGAATAGCGCGATACTGTGGCTCCTTTTGCCAACATCGAGACTGGGAGGCCGGAGGTCACCACGCGACGTGTAACAATCCTCCGCCTCGCGAACCTCGAAGGTCCGCGTCTCGCAGCCCGCCAAGAATCGCTAGCGTGAACGAGGCGAACGTCGCCGCACCGATACCGGCCAGCGGCGCGACCAAAGGGAAGTGA
- the LOC100649408 gene encoding protein CBFA2T2 isoform X2, with protein sequence MKVEDGMATTSTPLHKVKEEAKEYFGYQQSSEASSATTTATTTMTTPTTTTTATTKTTTTTTTTTTSMATTTTTTTTTATTSTSLATVASIVTAPNSSTIVNGTGGVVPSVATTPPITVPNVSSPATTSALHQSTGVVCHLSVPASSVLVNADPFPVDLDLKTKIKVSSAARDKVSREDAQPEVHSPCSHHQKISTAVPAIGQPKQSNGTPRTDHKGTTIVVCSASSDSGSPLPSHYLKPESEDATGSAGSSGTGGGSSSVGSSGASANGSVANCRTEEQSDVPAPSNSNGSNSTTATTTSTGNRCIAGVFAGHGELKSVLGTVVKFATGISPDTGDTVLTLVLALLSGTMTAEDFHSALQEATNYSLKGFVLPHLKQQLPSLQRDLSNAARATNQSCAQFLRSNEAAVLEAVGLVTASDHVEIFGEYAGNGAASGNGGNQCPAHYGIRSNSNPGIGAIQHTNNATPGFHHYSSGTSHAPKRRASDTPYYENGAALLEDVPVYGKRLTNPWSHHHPPQPQQQPSGDGSSPYCWYHPLHSSSGSIQGLGHRHAHGHGHGHGHGHGQTHGHAHGHSQGDGSGSIPTSSVQINQMNAFSGPHHLARQQQQQQMSHVQTQNGSLDDEWKNIHMMLNCILGMVEKTKKALAILQTRGCFAASTPAPPLAATSTVPAQNGGSTGTTVAGNNPSSTNGSQVESSTGDREGSLKRLSGEIVAQTIRAIEDKVAEVKRKDEEAVKRAVMAEVQRAVRVAVAESRANERLRVHRMLDVPLSQRNHGGGLRQGSYVRVHGNHGAVDANARTVASTPTNSVSNSIPSISEDEKEAATQLQTVSGSSCWNCGRPALETCGGCGIARYCGSFCQHRDWEAGGHHATCNNPPPREPRRSASRSPPRIASVNEANVAAPIPASGATKGK encoded by the exons ATGAAGGTGGAGGATGGAATGGCAACTACCAGTACCCCCCTGCACAAGGTGAAGGAAGAGGCCAAGGAATACTTCGGTTACCAACAATCGTCGGAAGCGTCGTCGGCGACGACGAcagcgacgacgacgatgacgacgccaacgacgacaacgaccgCGACCACGAAGAcaacgaccacgacgacgaccacgacgacgagCATGGcgacgactacgacgaccaCGACTACGACGGCGACGACGTCAACGTCGCTGGCAACCGTCGCGAGCATCGTAACGGCGCCCAACTCGAGCACGATCGTCAACGGTACCGGCGGCGTAGTTCCGAGCGTCGCTACCACTCCACCGATCACCGTACCGAACGTATCGTCACCAGCGACCACCTCTGCACTGCACCAATCTACCGGCGTAGTTTGTCATCTATCGGTGCCAGCGTCTTCCGTCCTGGTCAACGCCGATCCCTTTCCGGTCGATCTCGACCTCAAGACCAAGATCAAGG TGTCCTCGGCAGCCAGGGACAAGGTCTCGCGAGAAGATGCTCAACCGGAAGTTCACTCGCCCTGTTCTCATCATCAAAAGATTTCAACCGCGGTACCGGCAATCGGACAACCGAAACAGAGCAACGGCACGCCTCGAACAGATCACAAAGGAACAACGATCGTTGTTTGCTCGGCGTCCTCCGACAGCGGTAGTCCTTTACCCTCGCACTACCTCAAACCCGAATCGGAGGACGCGACTGGATCCGCTGGAAGCAGCGGTACCGGCGGTGGCAGTAGCAGCGTGGGTAGCAGCGGTGCAAGCGCCAACGGATCCGTGGCCAACTGCAGGACGGAAGAGCAAAGCGATGTACCTGCACCGTCGAACAGCAACGGCAGCAACAGCACCACGGCCACTACTACTAGCACCGGCAACAGATGCATCGCCGGTGTTTTCGCCGGTCACGGTGAGCTCAAGAGCGTGCTCGGTACCGTCGTGAAATTTGCTACGGGCATCTCTCCTGACACCGGCGACACTGTGCTTACCCTGGTGTTGGCGCTTCTG AGCGGCACTATGACCGCGGAAGATTTTCACTCGGCCCTCCAGGAAGCGACCAACTATTCCCTGAAAGGTTTCGTCCTACCGCATCTGAAGCAACAATTGCCATCCTTGCAGAGAGATTTGAGCAACGCTGCCAGAGCAACCAACCAA AGTTGCGCGCAGTTTTTGCGATCGAACGAGGCGGCGGTTCTGGAGGCTGTCGGTTTGGTGACTGCGTCGGACCACGTCGAGATCTTCGGAGAGTACGCCGGTAACGGAGCTGCGAGTGGAAACGGCGGCAATCAGTGTCCTGCTCATTACGGCATACGATCCAATTCCAACCCTGGTATTGGCGCCATTCAGCACACGAACAACGCTACGCCCGGATTCCATCATTATTCCAGCGGCACGTCGCACGCACCGAAGCGACGAGCCTCCGATACACC GTATTACGAGAACGGTGCCGCCCTCCTCGAGGACGTTCCGGTCTATGGTAAGAGATTGACGAATCCATGGAGTCATCATCATCCGCCGCAACCGCAACAGCAACCGTCTGGCGACGGTTCCTCCCCTTATTGCTGGTATCATCCGCTTCATTCATCGAGTGGATCGATTCAAGGTCTCGGACATCGTCATGCTCACGGTCACGGTCACGGTCACGGTCATGGTCACGGTCAAACTCACGGACACGCTCATGGTCATAGCCAGGGTGACGGTTCTGGCTCGATACCGACTAGTTCCGTGCAAATTAATCAGATGAACGCGTTCTCCGGCCCTCATCACCTAGCTcggcaacagcagcagcaacaaatgAGTCACGTGCAAACGCAAAACGGAAGCCTGGACGACGAATGGAAGAACATCCATATGATGTTGAACTGTATCCTTGGTATGGTGGAAAAGACGAAGAAAGCTTTGGCCATACTACAGACTCGTGGATGTTTCGCAGCGTCGACGCCGGCGCCTCCCTTAGCAGCCACGAGCACTGTACCAGCTCAGAATGGCGGCAGTACTGGTACCACCGTTGCCGGTAACAATCCATCATCGACCAACGGTTCGCAGGTAGAATCTTCGACGGGCGATCGCGAGGGTAGCTTGAAACGATTATCCGGCGAGATCGTGGCTCAGACGATCAGAGCGATCGAGGATAAAGTGGCGGAAGTGAAGAGGAAAGACG AGGAGGCCGTGAAGAGGGCCGTGATGGCCGAGGTACAGCGTGCCGTGAGAGTGGCGGTAGCCGAGTCCAGAGCGAACGAACGCCTACGAGTTCATCGAATGTTGGACGTTCCGCTGTCTCAAAGGAACCACGGCGGTGGCCTTCGTCAAGGATCGTACGTTCGAGTACACGGTAACCATGGAGCGGTCGATGCGAACGCCAGGACCGTTGCCAGCACACCGACCAATTCCGTTTCCAACTCGATTCCGTCGATCAGCGAAGACGAAAAGGAAGCAGCCACGCAATTGCAAACCGTCTCGGGATCT AGTTGTTGGAACTGTGGCAGACCGGCGCTGGAAACATGCGGTGGCTGCGGAATAGCGCGATACTGTGGCTCCTTTTGCCAACATCGAGACTGGGAGGCCGGAGGTCACCACGCGACGTGTAACAATCCTCCGCCTCGCGAACCTCGAAGGTCCGCGTCTCGCAGCCCGCCAAGAATCGCTAGCGTGAACGAGGCGAACGTCGCCGCACCGATACCGGCCAGCGGCGCGACCAAAGGGAAGTGA
- the LOC100645750 gene encoding nucleolar protein 9 isoform X2, with amino-acid sequence MANDHGNDERGKKRKKKRSQIQMAKKLARQRNHGSDVDSETYQYMVHILELMKGDFSTTEEKLIFVNNVYEQTLGREVEYARNQVGSRILDSLLKYARLETIERLVAAFKSTLRPLSSDTFASHVLQKIIVVCADRGNKNTISGSCIERDADIDIEVKDSEIESYNSIVLNLSKYFINNIEEFVFDTYANHVLRTVIECLGGLIDKSDNSTDKRKVIFGERRSVIQEYKDLLFGTCNRLYRWPRFLEFGQDELTSGLLQSVLYSLKGTFPELMETYIKKITEECFEPGKGEQELSNIFHAESNLKRLSSMRSANFSVQRLFDHCTVKEHFEQLFEEIHTHFGELLDKGHTGVLVSVANACLRLQTKQGAFVTDLLKVLGCEANERQHRIVTCIISLRTFEHWEHSEGKEENDLKRSISLQGSLIVQDILRFNKPIKMVNSLLETDVEELARIFEDPKGSRIVDAFMDSKYIGEKSREKLAKKLKGYWAQLARSTHGSRSLDRIWEWARITQRTLIMEELAAVGESLRSTKSGQIISNKLNVPLFTRNKKDWMEALGKEEKTRALFVNIIGNAATKGK; translated from the exons ATGGCCAACGATCACGGAAACGATGAAAGAGgtaaaaaacgaaagaagaaacgatctcaAATTCAGATGGCGAAAAAGTTGGCACGGCAACGAAATCATGGGTCCGACGTAGACTCTGAGACTTACCAGTACATGGTGCATATCCTGGAGTTAATGAAAGGCGATTTCTCTACCACCgaagaaaaattgatatttgtGAATAACGTGTACGAACAAACTCTTGGTCGCGAAGTCGAATATGCCCGGAATCAGGTTGGTTCCAGGATACTGGACTCGCTTTTAAAGTATGCGAGGTTAGAAACGATCGAGAGGTTAGTTGCTGCTTTCAAATCTACTTTACGACCTCTCAGTAGCGATACGTTCGCTAGCCATGTTTTGCAAAAAATCATAGTGGTTTGCGCCGATAGAGGAAACAAAAACACGATTTCGGGATCGTGCATCGAACGAGATGCAGATATCGATATAGAGGTTAAAGATTCGGAAATAGAATCTTACAACAGCATCGTGTTGAATCTaagcaaatattttatcaaCAATATAGAGGAGTTTGTATTCGATACGTATGCGAATCATGTTTTGAGAACTGTCATAGAATGTCTCGGCGGGCTGATCGATAAGTCCGACAATAGCACCGATAAAAGAAAGGTGATATTTGGCGAAAGACGATCGGTCATACAAGAGTACAAAGACTTATTATTCGGAACGTGCAACAGATTATACAGGTGGCCCCGGTTTCTAGAATTTGGTCAAGACGAACTTACATCTGGATTATTGCAAAGCGTCTTATATTCTTTGAAGGGTACGTTTCCGGAATTGATGGAAAcgtacattaaaaaaattacggAAGAATGTTTCGAGCCTGGAAAGGGGGAGCAGGAACTGTCCAACATTTTTCACGCAGAAA gtAATTTGAAACGGCTATCGTCGATGCGGAGCGCAAATTTCAGCGTACAGCGATTATTCGACCACTGTACCGTGAAGGAACATTTCGAGCAATTATTCGAAGAAATTCACACACACTTCGGCGAACTCCTCGACAAGGGTCATACCGGTGTTTTGGTTAGCGTGGCGAACGCATGTTTGAGATTGCAAACGAAACAAGGTGCGTTTGTAACTGATCTGTTGAAAGTTCTAGGGTGTGAAGCAAACGAGAGACAGCATCGAATCGTGACGTGTATAATAAGCCTAAGAACGTTCGAACATTGGGAACATTCAGAAGGGAAGGAGGAAAATGATTTGAAACGTTCGATCAGCTTACAAGGGAGTTTGATCGTACAGGACATTCTTAGGTTTAACAAGCCCATAAAAATGGTCAATTCTTTGTTGGAAACAGACGTAGAGGAACTAGCGCGAATATTTGAAGATCCGAAAGGCAGCCGCATAGTGGACGCTTTTATGGACAGCAAATACATCGGCGAGAAAAGCAGGGAAAAGCTTgcgaagaaattgaaaggaTACTGGGCGCAATTAGCTCGCAGTACACACGGTTCCAGAAGCTTGGACAGAATATGGGAATGGGCACGTATAACTCAGAGAACATTGATCATGGAAGAGTTAGCAGCAGTCGGAGAATCTTTACGTTCGACCAAATCCGGACAAATCATTTCTAACAAACTAAACGTTCCGCTATTCACGAGAAACAAGAAAGATTGGATGGAAGCGttaggaaaggaagaaaagacgaGAGccctttttgtaaatataattggAAATGCGGCGACAAAAGGGAAATAA
- the LOC100645750 gene encoding nucleolar protein 9 isoform X1 codes for MANDHGNDERGKKRKKKRSQIQMAKKLARQRNHGSDVDSETYQYMVHILELMKGDFSTTEEKLIFVNNVYEQTLGREVEYARNQVGSRILDSLLKYARLETIERLVAAFKSTLRPLSSDTFASHVLQKIIVVCADRGNKNTISGSCIERDADIDIEVKDSEIESYNSIVLNLSKYFINNIEEFVFDTYANHVLRTVIECLGGLIDKSDNSTDKRKVIFGERRSVIQEYKDLLFGTCNRLYRWPRFLEFGQDELTSGLLQSVLYSLKGTFPELMETYIKKITEECFEPGKGEQELSNIFHAESSTRLLEACLSVASPKSLYTIYEEYFSGNLKRLSSMRSANFSVQRLFDHCTVKEHFEQLFEEIHTHFGELLDKGHTGVLVSVANACLRLQTKQGAFVTDLLKVLGCEANERQHRIVTCIISLRTFEHWEHSEGKEENDLKRSISLQGSLIVQDILRFNKPIKMVNSLLETDVEELARIFEDPKGSRIVDAFMDSKYIGEKSREKLAKKLKGYWAQLARSTHGSRSLDRIWEWARITQRTLIMEELAAVGESLRSTKSGQIISNKLNVPLFTRNKKDWMEALGKEEKTRALFVNIIGNAATKGK; via the coding sequence ATGGCCAACGATCACGGAAACGATGAAAGAGgtaaaaaacgaaagaagaaacgatctcaAATTCAGATGGCGAAAAAGTTGGCACGGCAACGAAATCATGGGTCCGACGTAGACTCTGAGACTTACCAGTACATGGTGCATATCCTGGAGTTAATGAAAGGCGATTTCTCTACCACCgaagaaaaattgatatttgtGAATAACGTGTACGAACAAACTCTTGGTCGCGAAGTCGAATATGCCCGGAATCAGGTTGGTTCCAGGATACTGGACTCGCTTTTAAAGTATGCGAGGTTAGAAACGATCGAGAGGTTAGTTGCTGCTTTCAAATCTACTTTACGACCTCTCAGTAGCGATACGTTCGCTAGCCATGTTTTGCAAAAAATCATAGTGGTTTGCGCCGATAGAGGAAACAAAAACACGATTTCGGGATCGTGCATCGAACGAGATGCAGATATCGATATAGAGGTTAAAGATTCGGAAATAGAATCTTACAACAGCATCGTGTTGAATCTaagcaaatattttatcaaCAATATAGAGGAGTTTGTATTCGATACGTATGCGAATCATGTTTTGAGAACTGTCATAGAATGTCTCGGCGGGCTGATCGATAAGTCCGACAATAGCACCGATAAAAGAAAGGTGATATTTGGCGAAAGACGATCGGTCATACAAGAGTACAAAGACTTATTATTCGGAACGTGCAACAGATTATACAGGTGGCCCCGGTTTCTAGAATTTGGTCAAGACGAACTTACATCTGGATTATTGCAAAGCGTCTTATATTCTTTGAAGGGTACGTTTCCGGAATTGATGGAAAcgtacattaaaaaaattacggAAGAATGTTTCGAGCCTGGAAAGGGGGAGCAGGAACTGTCCAACATTTTTCACGCAGAAAGTTCGACCAGATTGCTGGAAGCTTGCTTATCGGTAGCCAGTCCCAAATCTTTGTATACGATTtacgaagaatatttttcaggtAATTTGAAACGGCTATCGTCGATGCGGAGCGCAAATTTCAGCGTACAGCGATTATTCGACCACTGTACCGTGAAGGAACATTTCGAGCAATTATTCGAAGAAATTCACACACACTTCGGCGAACTCCTCGACAAGGGTCATACCGGTGTTTTGGTTAGCGTGGCGAACGCATGTTTGAGATTGCAAACGAAACAAGGTGCGTTTGTAACTGATCTGTTGAAAGTTCTAGGGTGTGAAGCAAACGAGAGACAGCATCGAATCGTGACGTGTATAATAAGCCTAAGAACGTTCGAACATTGGGAACATTCAGAAGGGAAGGAGGAAAATGATTTGAAACGTTCGATCAGCTTACAAGGGAGTTTGATCGTACAGGACATTCTTAGGTTTAACAAGCCCATAAAAATGGTCAATTCTTTGTTGGAAACAGACGTAGAGGAACTAGCGCGAATATTTGAAGATCCGAAAGGCAGCCGCATAGTGGACGCTTTTATGGACAGCAAATACATCGGCGAGAAAAGCAGGGAAAAGCTTgcgaagaaattgaaaggaTACTGGGCGCAATTAGCTCGCAGTACACACGGTTCCAGAAGCTTGGACAGAATATGGGAATGGGCACGTATAACTCAGAGAACATTGATCATGGAAGAGTTAGCAGCAGTCGGAGAATCTTTACGTTCGACCAAATCCGGACAAATCATTTCTAACAAACTAAACGTTCCGCTATTCACGAGAAACAAGAAAGATTGGATGGAAGCGttaggaaaggaagaaaagacgaGAGccctttttgtaaatataattggAAATGCGGCGACAAAAGGGAAATAA
- the LOC100644166 gene encoding uncharacterized protein DDB_G0284459 codes for MHLAATQRPHPPPVPPRPSRQVVAEALKRSPRPPCPTRQAPPPPNTKPWRSDRDRSNNRQQVVSPAAGRTVVYESIKDSIPKETGNEGGDHDDPVRHVVDKSLGDGGNGGEPVARVSSERRVDEDDRRGNPRERRVRTPVVGQEYQGNSSEWNAVTGDVVSSPTSRRKEDRSNSCREYSSVFERVTLDERFFNGVTGGVRSPVNENGKQCIDGPTRDNAISETAISRTTESSDHGDVAAKPPSVVESHVSLNDVLRCQDTPSDASESTIGKSKSSISERNERSERRPIPTQRSCLVKYRDATTKKSAETRCTEGSNADSQPSVSNVDRATVVVIDELNRKATTSNDNSDNKNNRGEHVVDHDDQRDDHHDRDRANENDNDNDNIHRQDWLEAGIHYSSTQIRLSGEDGDVVDGTRINGYNRCENEKYSNFNVPSIQERIAMSSLQGLPPLPRSLSGFNLSGGRSEGCEPPPPPTRSSSKTQRGGKTSIQSSSRPSPPARQLTTLDTQLAILRREMFGLRQLDLSLLAQLWSLNESIQEFRQLLQEQEDRAPSPSPSSEEGDDTSYGTHPPPPPRRPAPSVHLHRPPRPPRPARPPPSDESPSSEEYGAV; via the exons ATGCACTTGGCAGCGACGCAGAGACCTCACCCACCACCGGTACCACCACGGCCGAGTCGGCAGGTGGTCGCCGAAGCCCTTAAAAGATCACCAAGGCCACCCTGTCCGACTAGGCAGGCCCCACCACCGCCCAACACGAAACCGTGGAGATCCGATCGAGACCGATCGAACAATCGGCAACAGGTGGTGAGTCCGGCCGCTGGTCGGACGGTCGTTTACGAGTCGATCAAAGACTCGATTCCGAAAGAAACCGGGAACGAAGGCGGTGATCACGACGATCCGGTTCGGCACGTCGTCGACAAGAGTCTCGGCGATGGCGGCAACGGCGGCGAACCCGTTGCCCGAGTCTCGAGTGAAAGGCGCGTGGACGAGGACGACCGCCGTGGAAATCCGCGGGAAAGGCGGGTCCGTACACCCGTCGTCGGACAGGAATATCAGGGAAATTCCAGTGAATGGAACGCCGTCACCGGTGACGTCGTTTCTTCCCCTACATCGCGTCGGAAAGAAGACCGTTCGAATTCGTGTCGAGAGTATTCCAGTGTCTTTGAACGCGTGACCCTCGATGAACGTTTTTTCAACGGCGTGACCGGCGGTGTGAGATCACCGGTGAATGAGAACGGTAAACAGTGTATCGATGGACCAACACGGGACAACGCGATATCCGAGACGGCGATTTCTCGGACGACGGAATCGTCCGATCACGGCGACGTCGCCGCCAAACCTCCGTCGGTGGTCGAGTCGCACGTATCACTGAACGATGTTCTACGTTGTCAGGATACGCCGTCCGATGCTTCGGAGTCGACGATCGGAAAATCGAAATCGAGCATTTCGGAGAGAAACGAACGGTCGGAGAGAAGGCCGATACCGACTCAACGATCGTGTCTCGTAAAATATCGTGACGCGACGACGAAGAAAAGTGCCGAGACTCGGTGCACGGAAGGTTCGAACGCAGACAGTCAACCTTCGGTTTCGAATGTTGACCGTGCTACGGTGGTTGTTATCGACGAACTGAACCGTAAAGCTACGACATCGAACGATAATTCTGACAACAAGAACAATCGCGGTGAGCATGTCGTCGACCACGACGATCAACGCGACGATCACCACGACAGGGACAGAGCCAACGAAAACGATAACGACAACGACAACATTCACCGGCAGGATTGGCTAGAGGCCGGTATCCACTATTCATCCACGCAGATTAGACTATCTGGCGAAGACGGGGACGTCGTCGATGGAACGCGAATCAACGGATATAATCGTTGTGAAAACGAGAAATACAGCAATTTTAACGTTCCGAG CATACAAGAAAGGATCGCCATGTCTTCCCTGCAAGGTCTACCACCATTACCGAGAAGTCTCAGTGGATTCAATTTGAGCGGTGGACGAAGCGAGGGTTGCGAGCCACCTCCACCGCCCACCAGATCTTCCAGTAAAACACAAAGAGGCGGTAAAACTTCGATCCAATCGTCGTCCAGGCCATCGCCACCTGCTCGACAGCTTACCACGTTGGATACACAGCTGGCCATACTCAGGAGAGAAATG TTTGGCCTTCGACAACTGGATCTCTCTTTGCTCGCTCAACTTTGGTCCCTGAACGAATCTATACAAGAATTTCGACAACTGTTGCAAGAACAAGAAGACAGAGCGCCATCTCCTTCGCCCAGTAGCGAAGAAGGGGACGACACCTCTTACGGAACTCACCCTCCACCTCCTCCGAGAAGACCGGCTCCTAGTGTACACTTGCATAGACCACCCAGGCCACCAAGACCGGCCAGGCCACCACCTAGCGACGAATCGCCATCTAGCGAAGAGTACGGAGCTGTTTGA